In Sphingomonas sp. M1-B02, the sequence CGATGGCCGATCCCGAACTCGAAGCGTTCGTGACGCGGCTGGTCCATCACGATATCGCCGCGTCGCTGAGCCCGGTGGAGGGGCTGGACGTCGCTGCCTATGCCGATGCGGTGCTCGATCGTTTCCGCAATCCGGCGATCCGGCATCTGCTCTCGCAGATCGCCTGGGATGGTTCGCAGAAATTGCCCTATCGCCTGCTCGATACGGTGCGGGCGGCGCTGGATGCGGGGCGCGGCGTGGAGCGGCTGGCGGTGCCTATCGCGGCGTGGATCGCCTTCGTGCGCGGCAAGGCCGAGGCAGGCGAGACGATCACCGATCCGCTGGCCGATACGCTGGCGGAGGCCGCGACATCGGGCAGCCCGGTCGGCGCGATGCTCGCGATCGAGCCGGTATTCGGCGCGCGACTCGCGCAGGACGAACGCTTCGGGAAAGCGCTGACCGATGCCTTCGAGCATATCGCGAAGGGCGACATCGCCGCGCTGCTGGCGCGCTAAAGCGGGGCGGGACCCTCGGCCGTGAGGGCGTGGCTGCAGAGCTGCGCCTCGGGCGTATCGTCGGTCTCCAGCGCCGCGACCGTGACCCAGCCTTCGTGGCGCAGCGCCGCGCCCGTCGCCTTCGGGGTGCCGAAGGGGAGGAACAGTCGCCGCCGCTCGCCGGTGCCGAAGCCTGAATCGAGGATCGGGTCCGCGAACAGCGAGAAGCCCACCGCAGGTTCCTCGCGCCCGCCGTCATGCACCACGGTGTAGCTGCCGCCACGGCCGATCTCGCCGCGGACGCCCCGGGCGAAGATCGAGAAGCCGAGCCAGCTCTGATATTCGAAGCCGTGTCGCTCGGTCGGGTCGAGCGTGAGCGTCGCCTGGCCGTCGATCGCCGCGGCGATCTGCGCCAGCCCGTCGAGCCGGCTGGTGAGCTGCCCGGTATCGATCGCGCGGAGCCGCGCCATCGCCGCATCGAACGGCCCCGCCGCCTCGATCAGCGGCAGATAGGCAGGATCGATCGCCGCGACTCCGCCAGCATCCTTGGCGTCGAGCCGCTCGCGCAAGGCCTCGAGCTGCGGCGCATCGGCGGCGAGCGTGTCGACCAGATCGGGAAGCGTGAAATCGAGCGAGAGGCCGGTCACCCCCGCCGCCTGGAGCGCCTCGATCGCGACCTGGACGATCTCGCTGGCGGCGGCAACGGTATCGAGCCCGATCAGCTCGCAGCCGATCTGGCGCTTCGAGCGCTGGGGGTTGAGCGCCGAGGCACTGAGCTTCAGCCCTTGCCCCGCATAGGATAGCCGCACCGGCCGCGGATGATGGGCCATGCGGGTCGCTGCGATCCGGCCGACCTGCGCGGTGAGGTCGGGTCGGATCGCCAGCGTGCGCTGCGACACGGGATCGACGAAGCGCACTGCGTCACGCAGCCCGCCCGCCTTGAGCCGGCTCGCCAGTTCGTCAGCGAATTCGGCGAGCGGCGGATCGACCTGTTCATAGCCATAGAGCCGCGCGACGCCGAGAATGCGCGCTTCCAGCCCTGCCGCGGCATCGGCGGCGGGGGGCAGGCGATCGTGGAAGCCCTCGGGCAGGAGTCCTGTCATGCGCCTCCCCTAGAACAATCCGTCATCCCGGCGAAAGCCAGGATCTCGTGCCACCTGGCGTTCGCCTGCGGCACGAGATCCTGACTTTCGTCAGGATGACGCGCGTCGCACGTCAGAACTTCAGCGCCATCGCGGTCTTGACCCCCGGCAGGCTCCGGACCTTGCCGATCAGCTCGGCGGTCACTTCGTCGTCGACCGAGAGGAGGAGCACCGCCTCGCCGCCGGCCTGGCGACGGCCGAGGTGGAAGGTGCCGATGTTGACGCCGGCCTCGCCCAATGTGGTACCGAGCCGGCCGATGAAGCCGGGGGCATCCTCGTTGACGATGTAGAGCATGTGGCCGGCGAGATCGGCCTCGACCTTGATGCCGAACAGCTCGACCAGCCGCGGCGCCTGATTGCCGAACAGGGTGCCCGCCACCGAGCGGTCACCCGCCTGGGTGCCGACGGTGACGCGCACCAGCGTGTGGTAATCGCCTTCGCGCTCGTGGCGCACTTCGCGCACGTCGAGCCCGCGCTCCTTCGCGAGGAAGGGTGCGTTGACCATGTTCACCGTGTCCGAATGGACGCGCATCAGCCCGGCGAGCACCGCGCCGGTGATCGGCTTCTGGTTGAGCTCGGCGGCGGCACCCTCGACTTCGATCGAGATCGAGCTGAGCGAATCATGCGCGAGCTGACCGACGAGGCTGCCGAGCCGCTCGGCGAGCGCCATATAGGGCTTGAGCCGCGGGGCCTCCTCGGCGGAGAGCGACGGCATGTTGAGCGCGTTGGTGACGCCGCCCGAGACGAGGAAGTCGGCCATCTGCTCGGCGACCTGGATCGCGACATTGACCTGCGCCTCGTTGGTCGAGGCGCCGAGATGTGGGGTGGAAATGAAGTTGGGCGTGCCGAACAGGGGCGATTCCTTGGCCGGCTCGGTCACGAACACGTCGAGCGCGGCGCCGCCGATATGGCCGCTGTCGAGCCCCGCCTTGAGCGCGGCCTCGTCGATCAGCCCGCCGCGCGCGCAATTGACGATGCGCACGCCCTTCTTGGTCTTGGCGAGGTTTTCGGCCGATAGGATGTTGCGCGTCTGATCGGTCAGCGGCGTGTGCAGCGTGATGAAATCGGCGCGCAGCAGCAGATCGTCGAGGCTCATCTTCTCGACCCCCATCTCGATCGCGCGCTCGGGCGTGAGGAAGGGATCGTAGGCGATCACCTTCATCTTGAGGCCCAAGGCGCGATCGGCGACGATCGAGCCGATATTGCCCGCGCCGATCAGCCCCAGCGTCTTGCCGGTGACTTCGACGCCCATGAAGCGGTTCTTCTCCCACTTGCCGGCCTGGGTCGACTTGTCGGCCTCGGGGAGATCGCGGGCGAGCGCGAACATCAAAGCGATGGCATGTTCGGCGGTGGTGATCGAGTTGCCGAAGGGGGTGTTCATGACGACCACGCCCTTGGCGCTGGCTGCGGGGATATCGACATTGTCGACGCCGATGCCGGCTCGGCCGACGACCTTGAGGTTGGTCGCGGCTTCGAGGATTTCCGGGGTGACCTTGGTCGAGCTGCGGATCGCGAGGCCGTCATACTGGCCGATGATCGCCTTCAGTTCTTC encodes:
- a CDS encoding ATP phosphoribosyltransferase regulatory subunit, whose product is MTGLLPEGFHDRLPPAADAAAGLEARILGVARLYGYEQVDPPLAEFADELASRLKAGGLRDAVRFVDPVSQRTLAIRPDLTAQVGRIAATRMAHHPRPVRLSYAGQGLKLSASALNPQRSKRQIGCELIGLDTVAAASEIVQVAIEALQAAGVTGLSLDFTLPDLVDTLAADAPQLEALRERLDAKDAGGVAAIDPAYLPLIEAAGPFDAAMARLRAIDTGQLTSRLDGLAQIAAAIDGQATLTLDPTERHGFEYQSWLGFSIFARGVRGEIGRGGSYTVVHDGGREEPAVGFSLFADPILDSGFGTGERRRLFLPFGTPKATGAALRHEGWVTVAALETDDTPEAQLCSHALTAEGPAPL
- the serA gene encoding phosphoglycerate dehydrogenase; this translates as MPKVLISDKMDPKAAEIFRARGVEVDEITGKTPEELKAIIGQYDGLAIRSSTKVTPEILEAATNLKVVGRAGIGVDNVDIPAASAKGVVVMNTPFGNSITTAEHAIALMFALARDLPEADKSTQAGKWEKNRFMGVEVTGKTLGLIGAGNIGSIVADRALGLKMKVIAYDPFLTPERAIEMGVEKMSLDDLLLRADFITLHTPLTDQTRNILSAENLAKTKKGVRIVNCARGGLIDEAALKAGLDSGHIGGAALDVFVTEPAKESPLFGTPNFISTPHLGASTNEAQVNVAIQVAEQMADFLVSGGVTNALNMPSLSAEEAPRLKPYMALAERLGSLVGQLAHDSLSSISIEVEGAAAELNQKPITGAVLAGLMRVHSDTVNMVNAPFLAKERGLDVREVRHEREGDYHTLVRVTVGTQAGDRSVAGTLFGNQAPRLVELFGIKVEADLAGHMLYIVNEDAPGFIGRLGTTLGEAGVNIGTFHLGRRQAGGEAVLLLSVDDEVTAELIGKVRSLPGVKTAMALKF